TCGCCATCGGGGTGCCGTAGCGGTCGAGCTCGCGGTCGTACTCCCACATCGCCCGCCCGCAGCCGTGGTCGTCGCCGACGCCCTCCATCGTGAGCAGGACGTCCTCGAACTCCGGCCAGGCCTCCTTGCCCTGGTAGCCCGTGAAGTTCCAGCGCGCCCAGCCGGGGATGTAGCTCTTCTCGGCGCTCTCCAACCCCATCCAGCGGTAGACGCCGTCGGAACCGGTGCGTCCTCCGGGGAGCTGGTGGAGCGGCAGGGCCACCACGACGGCAGCGGCGAGGACCGCGGCGAGCGCGCCTCCCACCCTCAGTGGGTCGCGGAACCGGAGAGGCACCATCGCGGCGGCGCGCCGCACGACGAGCGCCACCGCGAGGGCGACGATCAGGTAGGCGAGCAGGTGGGTGAACGGCGTGAGCCGGGCGTTCCACAGCCGACCCTGGGGGACGAGCACGACCGCCACCGACCCGATGCACAGGAGGGTCACCAGCGCCAGGCCGATGCGCTGGCGGCCCGCCACCAGCACGACCGCCGCGGCGAGGACGAGGATCACCAGGTCGAGGCGCAGCGGCGGACCGACCAGCGGGAGGTCGAGGAGCCAGCGCTGCTCGTCGGGGAGGATGAACGTGATCCAGAAGCCGACCCGCTCGGTCCACCCCGCCGATGCCGGGGGCAGCGTCTTCTCCCAGCCCATGTCGTTCAGGTGCGAGCGCTGCCACCAGAACGGCAGGAGCCACCACATGGCGAGGAGGGCGCCGACCGGCGCGCTCGTCGCCAGCCACGCCAGGCCGCGACGGGTGGGATGGACGGCGAGGAGGACGAACGCCCCGACGACGGCGAAGATCAGCGGGATGACGTGGGTGAGGGCGCAGAGGGCGACGACCACCGCCGCCCAGGCCCGATGGCGCCCGGTGCGCAGGCCGTTGGCGACCAGCCCCAGGTACACCAGAGCCAGGCACAGCGAGATGGTGAAGGCGAACTCGCCTGCGAGCGTCGAGGGCAGGTTGCCGCCGTAGATCGAGTAGTCGCGGTGGAAGAGGAACGCCACGGCGGCCACCGCCAGCAGCGGCGGGGCGGGGAAGGCCAGGCCGGCGAGGCGGCCGAACGCCCACGCGGCGACGGGAAGCGCCAGGGCCCCCGAGACGGCGACGAGCTTGAACGCCACCCCGTACGGGAGGACGAGGTCGAGCACGACGATCGCCAGCATCGGCGGGACCATGTAGAAGCGCAGCACCGGGAAGCCGGCGTACCAGTCGTTCGTCCAGCCCGTGAGCCGCCAGTCGGGCAGGAGGTGGTCCCGCAGGAACGCCGGCGTCCACACGTGCGCTCCCATGTCCCCGCCGTTCGGGAGCGTGTCGCGGAGGATCAGGCTCGGCTGGAGCTGCATGAACGTGAAGACCACGCACGCGGCGACGACGCCGAAGGTCACCCAGGCGTGGAGCGTGCGGTCCTCGTCGACGACGTGCTCGTCGGGGCGGGCGGGCGGCGTGGTCTCGTGGTCAGCGTCCGGGTGGTCCGGAGGTGCGGGCCACAGCGGCGGATCGGGCAGCGACATGGGGCGCCCATCGTGGCACCCTCGCACGAGCGGCCGGTGTCAGCCCTTCCGGGTCTGCTTGCCGCCGGTGTCCGACAGCTCGCGGAGCGCGGCGCGCAGGTCGATCCCCTGGCCGGCGGAGCTCCACTGGCGGGCGTCGCACGCCGAGCACGAGCGCATGACGAGCGGGGCGTCGCCGTTCGCGACCTCGATCTCGATCATCGGCCCGCCGCACTCCGGGCACCTGTGCTCGCTCATGTCGACCTCCGATCGGAGCCGGCGACCGCGAGCCACCGGCGACGCTCCACCCGTACCCATCGGCGGGACCCGCCAGACGATGAGCCGGTCAGGCGTCACTCGACGAAGAGGAGCAGGAGGACCGTCACCGCGTTGAACCCGACGTGGGTCCACACCGCAGGGCCGAGGCGGCCGGAGCGCACGGTGAGCCAGGCCGCGACGCCGCCGAACAGCAGGAGCGCCGGCAGCTGGAGGAGCTGGAGGTGGACGAGTCCGAACACGGCGGTGGACAGCACGAGGCCAGCGGCGGTGCCCCACCGACGGGCCACCGAGCGCAGCAGCAACCCGCGGAAGAACAGCTCCTCGACGATCGGTGCGCCGACCACCACGACGAGCAGCAGGGCGATGACGCTGGCCGGCTCGGTCGCCCGATCCGTGAGGTCGCGGGCGGCCTCCGAGACGTCCTGGTCGGGGAACAGCAGGAGGATCGGGACGTAGAGCACGGGCACCGCGACGATCTGGAGGAGCACGCCGAGCGTGAGGCCGTAGGGGACGTCGCGCCGCCGGAAGCGCCACCCGAGGTCGAGCTCGGGCCCCCGCCCGACCCGGGTGACGACCCACAGGGTGACCCCGGCGTAGCCCGCCCACAGGGGGATCTGGGTGAGCAGCTGCACCCACAGCGGCGCGTCCGCCCACTCCTCGACCGACGAGTAGCCCGCGGCGTTGAAGATGACGAGGGACCCGACCATCGCCGCGATCTGGGCGACGACGAGGGCGAGCAGCGCCTCGCGCGGACCCCACCCCGTCGGCTCCCGGTGGGCCTCCTCGAGGTCGGGGTCCGGCTCGAGCCAGTCGCGGAGCACCGGGGTCAGCTGGCGCGGGCGACCGGCAGCGACAGGAGCGTCGCCTCGTCCCGCCGGTCGTGGAGCACCCAGCCGTTCGGGACCGACAGGCGGTCGGCGTGGCGGGCGCACAGGTCGTGCGTCATCGGGTGGGGCTCCTCGGCGAGCGGGTCGACCCACACGGTGCGCCCCGCGTAGTCGTAGGCCAGCGTGGCGGTGGGGACCCCGCCGCACGCGGGCCGGGAGCAGGAGCGTCGCATGGCGGCACGGTACCCCCCGCCATCGGCTTCCTGGTGGACACCTCCTAGCATGGGCCCATGACCCCGAGCTCGAAGGCGCCGACCCCTCCCCCGCCCCCGCCGCCGCGGCGCCCCGGCTCCGGTTCCGGCGGTCGAGGCTCCGGCGAGCGCCCCTCCCCCGGCAGCGACCTGCGGATGCCCCGCTGGGCGCTCGGCATGCTCGGCGTCGTCCTGCTCCTCGTCATCGCGTGGCCGCTGCTCTCGCCGAGCAGCGACGCCGAGTCGATCACCTTCACCGAGTTCCTCCAGGAGGTCGAGGCCGGCAACGTCGAGACCGCCGAGGTCAACAACAACAACGGCAACATCTCCGGCGAGTTCGCCGACGAGGACCGGGGCGAGTACCGGACCACGGGTCCGCTCGAGCTCGCCGAGTCCGACCGCGAGCTGATCGACGCCAACACCCGGCTCACCTTCGACACCCCCCAGCCCAACCTCTTCGTCCAGCTGCTGCCGACGATCCTCATCATCGCCCTGTTCATCGGTGCCTTCGTGTGGCTCTCCCGCCGGGCGCAGGGCCAGGTCGGCGGCATCATGTCGATCGGCCGCTCCAAGGCCAAGACGTACAGCTCCGAGCGCCCCGGCACCACCTTCGCCGACGTCGCCGGCTACGCCGGGGTGAAGCAGGAGGTCACCGAGGTCATCGACTTCCTGAAGACCCCGCAGAAGTTCGGCGAGATCGGCGCCCGCATCCCGAAGGGCATCCTGCTCGTGGGCCCTCCCGGCACCGGCAAGACGCTGATCGCCCGTGCCGTCGCCGGCGAGGCCGGCGTGCCGTTCCTGTCGGTGAGCGGCTCGGACTTCATGGAGATGTTCGTGGGCGTCGGCGCCAGCCGGGTGCGCGACCTGTTCGAGTCGGCCCGCAAGATGGGCCGGGCGATCATCTTCGTCGACGAGATCGACTCGATCGGCCGCAAGCGCGGCGCCGGCCTCGGCGGCGGCCACGACGAGCGCGAGCAGACGCTCAACCAGATGCTCTCCGAGATGGACGGCTTCGAGCCGGCCGAGGGCATCGTGATGATGGCCGCCACCAACCGGCCCGACATCCTCGACCCCGCCCTCCTGCGCCCCGGGCGCTTCGACCGCCAGGTCGTCGTGCCCCTGCCGAGCCTCGAGGACCGGCGCGAGATCCTCGACGTGCACGTGCGCCACAAGCGGGTGGCCCCCGACGTCGACCTCGACGTCGTCGCCCGGGGCACGCCCGGCATGAGCGGCGCCGACCTCGCCAACCTCGTCAACGAGGCCGCGCTCTTCGCGGTGCGCGCCGGCGAGGACGCCATCCACAAGGAGCACTTCGAGGCCGCGCGCGACCGCATCCTCATGGGGCAGATGCGCGACACGCTCGCCCTCTCCGACGAGGAGAAGGAGGCGATCGCCTACCACGAGGGCGGCCACGCCGTCTGCGCCGCCGTCCTCCCCCACGCCGACCCGGTGCACAAGGTCACGATCATCCCCTCGGGGATGGCGCTCGGCGTCACCCACCAGCTGCCGACCTCCGAGCGGCACCTCTACCGCCAGGACTACATCGAGGACAGCCTCGTCGTCCGCATGGGCGGCCGGGTCGCCGAGGAGATCGTCTACGGGATCGCCTCCACCGGCGCGAACAACGACCTGGTCGGCGCCACCGAGCTGGCCCGCAAGATGGTCCGCGAGTGGGGCATGAGCGAGCGGGTCGGCCCGATGGCCTGGGGCTCCCAGGGCCAGGTCTTCCTCGGCGACGACCTCATGCACACGCGCGACTACAGCGACGACACCGCACGGGTGATCGACGAGGAGGTCGAGCGGATCCTGCGCGAGCAGGAGACCCGGTGCCGCGAGCTGCTCGTCGAGAACCGCAAGGGCCTCGACCTCGTGGCCCAGGCCCTGCTCGAGCACGAGACGATCGACGGTGACGAGGTGGTCCGCCTGATCGCGGTCGGCGCCGGCCGGCTGCCCGACACGGGCGAGTCCCGCTCGGCCGAGGTCCGTGACCTCGTCGACCGCGTGCGCTCCGGCGTCCCCGCCGAGGAGCCGCAGGTCACCGAGCCCCGTCCCAGCACCTGGCCCCAGCCCGAGTCCTGACCGAGCCGTCCGGCCGCGACCCCGGCACCGCCTCCTAGGAGGTCGGGTCGACCGGCTGGCCGTGGTCGCAGCCCGGAGGCACGGACCCCGGGTCGCGGATCTCGGCCACGGTGGCCCACAGGTCGGTCGCGGTCGGTGGGCCCACGAAGCCGTTGCGGACCGTCCCCTCCGCGTCGGCGATGACGACGAGCGGCACGCCGTCGATCTGGTAGCGGCGGTGGAGCTCCGGCTCGGCCGCCACCTCGATCTCCTGCACGGCGACGTCGTCGCTCTCGAGGATCTGCGCCTTCTCCCAGGTGCCCCGGCACACGTCGCAGGTGGCCGACGTGAACACCGCGACCAGCCAGGGCGCCTCCGGGCGGGTGAAGTCCGCCCGGTCGAGCTGGGTGGGGACGCTGTACTCCGGGGGCGAGGACGGCACGTCGGGCTGGCGGCGTTGGATGAACCAGGCGATCACGCCGGCGACGGCGACGAGGACGACCGCGAGGAGGAGGCGCTCCATGCGACCGAGTCTGCCAGAGCACGACCCCGGTGCCGATGAGATGGGGCGCCGTCTCTCGTCATCACCTCGGCGCGGGACCACACCGAGACCGGCACGAGCAGAGGCACGGCCGACCGCATCCACCACGGAAGGACCACGAACCACGATGACGCAGCTCTTGAAGGTGCAGAACTTCGGCCTGACGGCCGACGGCTTCGGTGCCGGTGAGGGCCAGACCCTCGAGCGCCCCTTCGGCCACGCCAACCCGATGGAGCTGATGGCCTGGGCGGGCGCCACCGCGAGCTGGCCCAACCGCACCGAACCCGGGGGCACCCGAGGGCTCGACGACTACTTCACGCGGGACTTCTCGAACAACATCGGCGCCGAGATCATGGGTCGCAACAAGTTCGGACCACAGCGCGGACCGTGGGAGGACCACGACTGGACGGGCTGGTGGGGCGACGTCCCGCCCTTCCACACGCCGGTCTTCGTCCTGACGCACCACCCGCGGCCGAGCTTCACCCTGGCCGACACCACGTTCCACTTCCTCGATGCCACCCCGGCCGAGGCGCTCGAGCAGGCGAAGGCAGCCGCGCACGGCAAGGACGTGCGGCTCGGCGGTGGGGTCACGACGATCCGGGAGTTCCTCGAGGCCGACCTCGTCGACACCATGCACATCGCCGTCGCTCCCCTCGAGCTCGGCCGGGGCGAGCGCCTCTGGGAGTCTCCGGACGAGCTGACCGACCGGTTCCACCACGAGGCCGTGCCGAGCTCCAGCGGGGTGACGCACCACATCTTCTGGCGCCGGTAGCGCCGCCGAGGGAGTGCGGCGGGTCAGCCCGCGAGGACGGGGATCGGCGTGACCGAGCGGTCGAACGGGATCGCGGCGCGGACCCCGAGGTCCGAGGGCTCGTCGAAGCGGTTGACGAGCTCGACCAGCACCGGCGAGGACGAGGTGACGAGGATCGCGGCGGGGCCCGACCCGACGTCGTCGGGGTCGAGGTCGACGACCGCCCGACCGGCCGGTGCCAGTTCGATCGTGTCGAGCTCGGTGCGGCGGCCGTTGCGCACGACGGTGATCTCGACCTCGTTGGCATCGTCGCCGCCGAGGTCGAGGACGCGGAGGCGCCCCTCCGCGTCGGGCCCGAGCGGATCGACGAGCACCTGCGTCGTGGCCGCCGAGCTGCGGCCGTGCGACACCGCCATCCCGTCGAGCTCGGTCCGAAGGTCGCTCACGACCGGAACCCCGTTGAGCGACCGAACGGTGAGCGTCAGCTCGGCGTCGTCCTGACCCACGGCGTCGAGGATGCGGTCCTCCCCCGCCAGATCGATGGTGACGAACCCCTGGGGGCGGACGGTGAGCTCGAACGGCGCCACGCCGCCGGCGAGGTCCTCGGCGAGGGCCACCTCGACGTCGACCTCGGCCGGGGCGTCCGTGGGGTTGTAGACGGTGAGGCGCTGGTCGACGTCGGGACCCACCCGACCGTAGGTGTGGACCCACACCTCCTGGGGCTCGGTCACCCCGAGGTCGACGGTCGTGCCGCGGCGACCGTCGCTGTCGTCGAAGCTCTGGAGCCGCTCCGCGACCACCCGACCCGCCCGCGCCCGCACCGTCGTCGAGACGTGGTCCCGCCGCCGGACCTCGGCGCCGACGTCGGCGAGGACGACGCCCTCGCCCGGGACGACGAGGCCGGTGAGGGCACGCGGCTCGCGGACCCCGTCGACCGTGACGAACGACATGTCGACGACCGCGTCGCGCGGGAAGGGGTTGAACAGGGCGACGAACGACCGAGCGTCCCTCGACGTGTCGCCCCACGCGAAGTGCCACTCGTCGGACGACGCCGCGGCGCAGGTGCCGGAGTCGGTGCCGTGCTCGCCCTCGATCACGTGGGTGACAGCCACGCCACCCCCCGGCACCTCCACCATCGCAGCGGCGGCCGGGGCGTCGACGTGGTCGGCCAGCGCGACGCGCTCGACCGAGGCCGCCGGGAGGTCGACCTCGAGCTCCACCGGCTCGTCGGTGCCGGGGTGGATCGAGACCTGGGCCACGCGATCCTGGTCGGCGAGGTTCGCGATGACGACGGTGTGCTCGGCGACGATGGGGCCGACCACGATCGTCTCGCCCTCGGCGGCCTCGGCGGCCTCGCCGCCCTCGGCGGTCTCGCCGCCCTCCTCGCCCTCGGCGGCCTCACCGTCGGCGGTCTCGCCCTCGGCCGGCTCGCCGTCGACGGGGTCGACGGCGACGGGCGGTGGGATCTCGCCGATGTCGCCCGCGGACCCGGCCGCGCAGTACCAGGTCGAACCGAGCACCTCGTCGGGCGCCACCACCGGCTCGGTCCGGGCGAGGATCCCACGAGGCTCGGGGGGCGTGGGGTCGTCGGGCGCGGACGAGCGATCGAGGAGGACCGCGGCGACGAGCGACCCGAGGACGAAGAGGATGACGGGGATGCGGGCTCGGGTCATCGCGTGCGCCTCCGGCGGCGGGGGACGGCCTCGTCGGCGGCAGGGGGCGGCGGGGCGGGCGACGCGGCACGGCGACGGGCGCCGTCGTCACGCCGAGCGCGTCGGCGGGCAGGGGGCCGGTCGGCGACCTGACGTCGCCGATCGGTCCGGCCGGGCCGCCGCTGCTCCCGCGCCTCGGCCCGCGTCAGGTACATGACGACGGCGACGAGCGCGACGATCGCGAGCTGGGCGACGAGCACGAGGCGGTGCGACGTCGCCGTGGCCCAGCCGACCTCGACCTCACCCGACGTGTCGATCGGCACGAGCGGCGCCCAGCCGAACCCGCGGCGGACCGGGAGGTCGGCTCCGTCGACCTCCACCTGCCACCCGTCGGTGGGCGTCGACCCGACCAGGACCTCGACCCCCTCGGGCAGGTCGGCCGACGCGCTCGCCGGGCCGTGCTCCTCGAGCGGCTCGGCCGTCGCCGCGAGGTCGGTGGTGGCCGCGAGCCGGGCCCCGTCGGGCAGCAGGCTCTCGGCCTCGGCGACGGTGCCCGCCGGGTGGACCGCGACCCGTGGGCTCCAGGAGGCGTTGCGGTACACCGTGACCGCAGGGTTGACGTCGAGACGCTCGAGATCGAGCTGCTCGTCGAGCGCCGCGGTGAGCGCCGGCGGCGCCGGGCGGGAGGCCCCGCCGTAGGGAGCGGGTGCGGCCCGGTGGACGACCACGACGTACTCCACGCCCATCGGTGCAAGCAGGCGACCGAGGCGCGAGGTGCGACCGTCGAGGGCGAGGTCGATCGACGAGCGCAGCGGTGCGTCGTCGTCCTCGGGGTGCCCGGGCCACAGGTCTTGGGCGACGGGCGTGCCGTCGAGGGTCGTGGCGTAGCTCACCCCGTCGACGAGCGGCCACCCGGTGACCGGCAGCACCTCCGGGTGCCCGAACCAGACGACGCGCTGGTCGCTGGCCGCCGCGGCCTCGTCGAGGAACTCGAGCGCCTCGTGGTGGTCGGCGCGGGGCATGAGCCAGCGGCCCCCGACCGCACCGGCGACGACGGGCAGCGCCGCGAGGAGCAGCGCCACGCCCGCGGCGAGGCTGGCGAGCTGGCGCCAGGAGAACCCACGGCGACGGACGTCGAGGTCGAAGGCGGCGGCACCGAGGCCCGTGGCCAGCGCCATCCCGACCGCAGCCGGTGCGAGCAGCAGCTCCGCAGGCGGCAGGGCGACAGGGACCCACCCCATGCCGGCCGCCCAGAGGAGGCCCCACCCGACGAGCGCGACCGACCAGGCGCGCGCCGCCCACGCCAGGCGCCACCCGCGCCCGACGAGCAGCACGTAGGCCGCGGCGACGAGCAC
This portion of the Actinomarinicola tropica genome encodes:
- a CDS encoding type II CAAX endopeptidase family protein; the protein is MLRDWLEPDPDLEEAHREPTGWGPREALLALVVAQIAAMVGSLVIFNAAGYSSVEEWADAPLWVQLLTQIPLWAGYAGVTLWVVTRVGRGPELDLGWRFRRRDVPYGLTLGVLLQIVAVPVLYVPILLLFPDQDVSEAARDLTDRATEPASVIALLLVVVVGAPIVEELFFRGLLLRSVARRWGTAAGLVLSTAVFGLVHLQLLQLPALLLFGGVAAWLTVRSGRLGPAVWTHVGFNAVTVLLLLFVE
- a CDS encoding 6-pyruvoyl-tetrahydropterin synthase-related protein, which encodes MSLPDPPLWPAPPDHPDADHETTPPARPDEHVVDEDRTLHAWVTFGVVAACVVFTFMQLQPSLILRDTLPNGGDMGAHVWTPAFLRDHLLPDWRLTGWTNDWYAGFPVLRFYMVPPMLAIVVLDLVLPYGVAFKLVAVSGALALPVAAWAFGRLAGLAFPAPPLLAVAAVAFLFHRDYSIYGGNLPSTLAGEFAFTISLCLALVYLGLVANGLRTGRHRAWAAVVVALCALTHVIPLIFAVVGAFVLLAVHPTRRGLAWLATSAPVGALLAMWWLLPFWWQRSHLNDMGWEKTLPPASAGWTERVGFWITFILPDEQRWLLDLPLVGPPLRLDLVILVLAAAVVLVAGRQRIGLALVTLLCIGSVAVVLVPQGRLWNARLTPFTHLLAYLIVALAVALVVRRAAAMVPLRFRDPLRVGGALAAVLAAAVVVALPLHQLPGGRTGSDGVYRWMGLESAEKSYIPGWARWNFTGYQGKEAWPEFEDVLLTMEGVGDDHGCGRAMWEYDRELDRYGTPMAMMLLPHFTDGCIASMEGLYFESATMTPFHFLNQSVLSTAPSRAQRGLPYRDSDIDLGVGQLQMMGVRYYLALSQEMIDAASRHPDLTELARSGPWVVYEVADAPLVESLTHLPAVLADPPRSNEDWIEATEDWFQAPIAWDLHLAADGPESWPRAASYGEATRVPVEPVEVSDVVLEDDRISFRVSEPGVPVLVKVSHFPNWEADGADGPWRVSPSFMVVVPTDEEVTLRYGTHPVELGGWLLTLVGVAGVVLLVRWGRLGTDEPAEADEPEAPDVEHGDDEGRDETTLDAPSRGRPDSPT
- a CDS encoding DUF5719 family protein, with amino-acid sequence MTRARIPVILFVLGSLVAAVLLDRSSAPDDPTPPEPRGILARTEPVVAPDEVLGSTWYCAAGSAGDIGEIPPPVAVDPVDGEPAEGETADGEAAEGEEGGETAEGGEAAEAAEGETIVVGPIVAEHTVVIANLADQDRVAQVSIHPGTDEPVELEVDLPAASVERVALADHVDAPAAAAMVEVPGGGVAVTHVIEGEHGTDSGTCAAASSDEWHFAWGDTSRDARSFVALFNPFPRDAVVDMSFVTVDGVREPRALTGLVVPGEGVVLADVGAEVRRRDHVSTTVRARAGRVVAERLQSFDDSDGRRGTTVDLGVTEPQEVWVHTYGRVGPDVDQRLTVYNPTDAPAEVDVEVALAEDLAGGVAPFELTVRPQGFVTIDLAGEDRILDAVGQDDAELTLTVRSLNGVPVVSDLRTELDGMAVSHGRSSAATTQVLVDPLGPDAEGRLRVLDLGGDDANEVEITVVRNGRRTELDTIELAPAGRAVVDLDPDDVGSGPAAILVTSSSPVLVELVNRFDEPSDLGVRAAIPFDRSVTPIPVLAG
- a CDS encoding dihydrofolate reductase family protein — encoded protein: MTQLLKVQNFGLTADGFGAGEGQTLERPFGHANPMELMAWAGATASWPNRTEPGGTRGLDDYFTRDFSNNIGAEIMGRNKFGPQRGPWEDHDWTGWWGDVPPFHTPVFVLTHHPRPSFTLADTTFHFLDATPAEALEQAKAAAHGKDVRLGGGVTTIREFLEADLVDTMHIAVAPLELGRGERLWESPDELTDRFHHEAVPSSSGVTHHIFWRR
- a CDS encoding DUF3499 family protein, which codes for MRRSCSRPACGGVPTATLAYDYAGRTVWVDPLAEEPHPMTHDLCARHADRLSVPNGWVLHDRRDEATLLSLPVARAS
- the ftsH gene encoding ATP-dependent zinc metalloprotease FtsH — encoded protein: MTPSSKAPTPPPPPPPRRPGSGSGGRGSGERPSPGSDLRMPRWALGMLGVVLLLVIAWPLLSPSSDAESITFTEFLQEVEAGNVETAEVNNNNGNISGEFADEDRGEYRTTGPLELAESDRELIDANTRLTFDTPQPNLFVQLLPTILIIALFIGAFVWLSRRAQGQVGGIMSIGRSKAKTYSSERPGTTFADVAGYAGVKQEVTEVIDFLKTPQKFGEIGARIPKGILLVGPPGTGKTLIARAVAGEAGVPFLSVSGSDFMEMFVGVGASRVRDLFESARKMGRAIIFVDEIDSIGRKRGAGLGGGHDEREQTLNQMLSEMDGFEPAEGIVMMAATNRPDILDPALLRPGRFDRQVVVPLPSLEDRREILDVHVRHKRVAPDVDLDVVARGTPGMSGADLANLVNEAALFAVRAGEDAIHKEHFEAARDRILMGQMRDTLALSDEEKEAIAYHEGGHAVCAAVLPHADPVHKVTIIPSGMALGVTHQLPTSERHLYRQDYIEDSLVVRMGGRVAEEIVYGIASTGANNDLVGATELARKMVREWGMSERVGPMAWGSQGQVFLGDDLMHTRDYSDDTARVIDEEVERILREQETRCRELLVENRKGLDLVAQALLEHETIDGDEVVRLIAVGAGRLPDTGESRSAEVRDLVDRVRSGVPAEEPQVTEPRPSTWPQPES
- a CDS encoding thioredoxin domain-containing protein, whose amino-acid sequence is MERLLLAVVLVAVAGVIAWFIQRRQPDVPSSPPEYSVPTQLDRADFTRPEAPWLVAVFTSATCDVCRGTWEKAQILESDDVAVQEIEVAAEPELHRRYQIDGVPLVVIADAEGTVRNGFVGPPTATDLWATVAEIRDPGSVPPGCDHGQPVDPTS